The Peromyscus eremicus chromosome 2, PerEre_H2_v1, whole genome shotgun sequence genome includes the window TGACCAATTTTAAACTTGTAACTCTTCATTTCCAAATAACCTTGGCACCATGAGTTAATTATCACCTAGTTGGAAGCTCAACAGATCTAGTTGGGCTTTATTGATATCAGATGTAGGGCAATACAGATATCCTAATATATCCTACCCATTGGAGGATACAGCCTTACTTGTAATTAGTCTCCTGCCAGATGGCAGATCACATATCCTTAGATACCTGATGGACTCTGATTAACTGGATAAATGGCAAGGAGAGCTGTTGACTCTGTTACAGACACATACACTATGATAAGCaatgcagttcagtggtagaagatTTCAACATTCCATTTCTGGGCTAGGATGATCTAAATAAAGAACAGAAGTGATGGGTCAGCACATTTTGCCCAAGTGTCAGGCAGTTATCTTAGCATTATATGCTGTgaatttcaaagacagacaatGCACATTTGACAAGCTCTTGGACCATTGCCTAATAGtttattctttcaaaataaaatttattttaagaaactCTTGCCATTTGTGCTTATTATATAAGTGGAAGTCACCCATACACATCTAAATACTACCAAGACATTTCTTGTTCTCTTTGGAGTTACAAACATTAATGGCAGAAATTCATACAAGCATTCCATTTATCACAAACACTTAGTACTAAGTTCTTAATAAAAGTATTGATTAAAAATACTATCTCCAACACTTTAAATAAGTTCTTGGCAACCAGGCATTATGGAAAGTTTGAAGAATTCCTCAAACCCACTTGAGTAACAAATGGCAAATATCTCtgtgtattaatttattttggcCCAGGGATTAATTTCTCTACTCTAGAATCCATGTATGTCTAACAACCCAGATTAAATCTAAAAGTAGTTCACTAATGTCACTGCACATATTTAAAAGAAGATGTATTTTACCTACAAATATAGTGattaatgttatatatatatatatatatatatatatctaatgTTCTTTAATTATATTAATGCTACCactgtaaatattattttttaagtttttcttagatttatttattttatttcatgtgtgtgaacatttaactgcatgcatatatgtacaacAGGTACATGCatagtgtctgtggaggtcaaaagatgTCATCAGATCATGGATTTtggtgaaccaccatgtgggtgctgggaactgaacccaagtgcACTGTAAAATACATAAACACTCTTAACTACTCAGTCATCTCTCTACCACCACTCCAATTATTACTTCTTCTCAACCTATGTCCTATACTGATGCctaatacatttattaatttattaagcCCAGAGAATTCTttacaaggctgtccactctatTGATGTAaaacttattttgatttttaaatgctaTCCCCCCAAATTATCCTTTAGCTCATTATCtaagttctctctcttcctacctCTCTTTTTTATTCCCTAGTTAGTAATTCAGAACCTTTTCCTCAGATAGATCAAAACAGGTTACAGAATACTCCGCTTTGTAAGTAAGGCAAACATTTGGATACACTAATGGAATCAATACCACAATCCCAAAGCCGTGAAAGCAGGTAATCCCTCTTTAGTAATAGCATGTGCTTGAGGAAAATCAATAGACAATGAAAATATCtcgtgtgatggtgcacactcttctgttcaCTGTAGCTCTGAGTATTTATATTGCTTTGTTAAGCGTAGTTCCAAACCTCCAAAGTATGGCTCTGATTCACTCATCAAGCGAATGCTGGGATCAGAGTTCCAGTAGCCCAACACCATTTGTGGCTTGCTTATCAAACACACAACTACATGTAGAGTCTGGCTAAAAGGTAATAATAGGGTACTAAAACAAAATCTAGATATTCTAATTGGCAAACAACTAACTGAAAACATTGCTCACAGTACCTTCTGAAAGCTGAATTTACGTACAACAGGAAATGCTCTCACCATTTCTGTGGACAGAGTTCAGAGCAATGAGAAGGCTTTCATCTACCATCTCTTAATCGATTCTTTAATTATATTGGCCAATCTAGTTGggtttagtatatatatatatatatatatatatatatatatatatatatatatatatatatatatgtattagtaCAGATACTAATACCACTTTTGATAACTgtatacattcacatacatgtagttggaaattttcctgtgtcctggccagccgtcaggacaaatctctcccacttgcatcccccaagtaaacacacagaagcttttaTCAATTATAACGGcttgttcaggcttattactgactagctcttacacttaaatagTTCTTAAGTGGAAGAAGTCAGCCCCAGCCACCCAGGGCACTCTCAAGGCTGTAGGATCTCCCAATTCACTCTGGGGGCACTGCACAGCACCCTCGATGGGAACAGAAGCCCCTTTGCTTTGTGCACCACCAAGAACCCAtagttcttatttatgtttagccatgtggcttggtaccttttgtctgttctgccttgtcatcttgcttcttctgtgtctggctggtaactcctgactcagccttcctcttcccagaattctctttgtctgcttatcccacctgtatttcttgcctggctactagccaatcagaattttatttatcaatcaatcagagaagcacacattcacagcatacagaatgacattctaCAGCACATACATAAGGATAGAAACAATGGGCCAAATATTCATCAAAatgacaaacaaataaaaataaataaatagaaaagccTGACCTAAGAGATGTCTTCATATCAAACTCCCTGTCTTGGAACTGTGTTCAACTTCTACAAATAGTCCAAACTCATTATAGTTAAataagaatttataattaatgaTTTGCATCAACTCACCTAAGTATTAATTTATGAAGGATAATCCATTCCAATGTTCCTGAATATTTCTTTTTGGTCTAGGAATTCGCTACTGGAGATGATGTTGCTCCTgacccagaaacctctttttatgTTTATGTCAGAGTCTCTCCAGACATTGTGAATACCACAGTTACACAGAAGGCCACTTGTGTACAGTAATCTGGGTTTGCTTTGCCTCTGACTTTGGGCACTTGGGTGCATACAGTAGAGCTCATTCATTGATTAGCCTACAATCTTAGGATACTTGCTGTTTTCTAAATTATATACTTCTCTACTCTGTACctaaaaagaaatatagaaaaattacttactgaaaaaaaaagttaatgaaaattACTAGCTCCCACCCAACCCATGAACTGTCTCGGCCTATAATGTTTGTTTAAACAGTGGTGCACAAAGCAAAGGAGCTTCTATTCCCATCGAGGGTGCTGTGCAGCGCCCCCAGAGTGAACTGGGAGATTCTACAGCCTTGAGAGTGCCCTGGGTGGCTGTGGCTGACTTCCTCCTTCCACAGACCCAGATATAGCTGCCTAGCACCATGCTAGTGCTCATTCCATCCAGATCTTTATTGTGGAAGAGACCGCATCAGGTAAGTGCAGCCCTCTGTCCATCAAGCAGTTCCACAAGTCCAAGATCAAGTTCCTCTTGATGTTCCACTTCATGTTGCAGTGCTAGTGTGAGTCATGCTTCAACACAAGAGGCACTAAAACCTTTTCCAGACCCAGAGAGCTGCTGAATGAAACCCCAAAGAGTTCTAAaacaacaaataagaaaaattactGCCTATAGCCTTTTTGAGAGCTTCCTAGAAAGAAAACCATTACCTACAACTTTCTACTATTCCATCCTTTCAACATGATCTCCATTCTTAGTCTCCAGCTGCCATAATCACAACTGTACCTCCTTGTCTGTTACAATAGTTCCAATCATTACAGTCCTACATACATCTTACTGGTAAACTATCACATTACTCTGCCTAACATCTTAATTTCTGTACCTACCTTTTTTGTCCTAGAAATATAGGATTTCATTGTTATAAAAGATGTGTCACTCACATTTTGAACATAGTTTAGAACTTCATGAAGAAGCTGTtagtctaattttttttctagttaatgCCTTATATAAGGGAATGTGATAATTGCTGGTTTCAGAGGATCCcttatttatttctaattgttcatatctttccattttcattagaaatatttagtgtgtgtgtgtgtgtgtgtgtgtgtgtgtgtgtttgtgagtgtgtgtgaaaggTACATTTTGGTGcttgcacacatgcagacaatGAGAGGACAATCTTGGTTGTTATTTATTAGACACTATCCACCTTTGGATTTTGAGGCAGTGTATCTCACTTGCTTAGGAGTCTTCAAGTAGACTAGGCAAGTTggcaattgagttccaggaacttGCCAGTTCCTACCTCTTTCCCTTCTCAATACTGGAATTGCAAATGTGAGCTACCATACTTGGCATTTTTAATGTGGGCTCTGGAGATGAAACTCAGTTCCTTgttgctgagaaaaaaagtacTTTACAAAATGAACTATTTTCTCAGCCTTCAttagaaaatgtttctttccTGGTATAGAAAAAAAGTTTCCCATTAATAATCATATACTAAATTCAGGTCACCCAAGGATTAAAAGAGTTTATAACTTATagcaaaacataaagaaaatgattCTAGTATAGTTGGACTTAATAATAATTTCATTGCTGTTTTAACCAACTTTTGAAGTTCAGTTACCATTGAAAAGCTATTTaaattgacttatttatttatttatttatttatttatttatttatttattggttttttgagacagggtttctctgtgtagctttgcacctgtcactctgtagcccaggctggcctcaaactcacagagatctgcctggctctggccccaagtgctgggattaaaggcatgtgccaccaccactcggcccatttaattttcttaataggCTCTCTCCCAGGGGCCAAGCCCCTATGCAACCACTTTCATTCTCTTAGGGATTAATGCCCAGTAGTCCTTATACTACTGTGCCTAGTAGGTCAGAAAAATTGGTCAAGTTATTCAACTCAAAGGGAGTTCAGAGAACTTAGTTTACTGAGAAAAGAATTTATCAGTACACTTTTATGTACAGAACTGTATGCTGTGATTGTGCCCCATAGTGCAATGATCTGTGTGACTTTGCTCTACAGTCCcttaaattttagaaatattagTAGCCCAATATAATGCCTTCCATGTCTCCAAGTATCAGTGTGTGATATACTACCATGGAAAGGTTCTTTTGGGTAGGGGATATGGCTTAGTGATACTTTGCTTTTGTAGTGCCTATGAAACTTAGTGTTGatttttactacattttaaaCCACAATAGGTTCTAATATCATTTTGAAAATGATATTAGACcaacttaaaagaacaaaataattcatatttttaattaaaggttaaagaaaaacaatattgaaacatgtcaaagtttttttttttgtcactgatCAAACTATATAAATCAATATATCATGAGTTgtttatagctgaagttttctttagtgccacccaggcctgcagccactcagaccgaaataaacacatagaggcttatattaattatgaacagaagcaactttttttttttttttttttagaaaagaaggagtgagccaattccatctccaaagccagcttggtatatttgggaatttgggcatattggttaataaataaaatgctgattggcaggtagccaggcaggaagtataggccagacaagtagagaagagaattctgtaataggaaggctgagtcaagagataccaccttactgtctagggagcagcatataataggcacacaggtaaagccacagaacacccggcaacatatagattaacaaaaatgggctgagtttaaatgtaagagctagtcaacgataggcctgagctaatggctgaacagttttaattaatctgagcctctgtgtgtttacttgggtccaagtggctgcaggactggcaggtgaggaagatttgtcctgaccaagggccaggtgggacacaaaaATCTTCAGCTACATTTGCCACTCTCTACACCTGTCTGACTCATGAAATATTAGAATAAGAATTAATTTGAAACCATAAATTTCCTGATTTTTAAGGTAGAATAtaaatgattttcatttaattttaaaagggcTAATTAAGCAAAGTAACTCTAGGATGACAataatttctatctataaaaacaACTAAATAGTTGTAAGTTTATTAAACTTTGGAGAATATTAAATACATCTAGATCATTTAGTTAGTGACTTTTACTAACATCTTTTAAAAGAGATATATAATCTTTATGGGAGACttttgatgtattttattttgaacatttattGTGTTGTTCCTAAGCTGTATACACATTTTTGCTTttgtacataaataaaagaagTTCATGCATTATATTTCTATATACGTATTTCCATATACAAGTAAAGTATAAGGATTTAGATTTCAATAATGCTTGTTCTGTTGATATCGTCTCTTATGTTGGACATGGTTAAATGCTGGTAACATCACATGGTACAAGGATGAGAGAGTGATTTCTAAGTTATCTTTTATCAATGCACTATTTCCATTCATAAGggcttttataaatatattagttaCAATTCACTGATGTAACTCTTTACtcaattgttttttgttgtgttttcagtAGGCCTATGTATTAGAATACTTGGTTTCCAGGTATGCATTTTGGGAAGATTGTGAAATGTTTGAGAAGTAAACTCTTGTTGGAGGAATTAAGTTACTAGGGGTGGGCCTTGAGAATATGAGAAGAGTAATCACAGGACCTATGTGAGCATCAGGTTTAAGTTTACAAATGGTTTTCTCCTGCTGAGTGACAGCAGAGACTTTAATAATGAATGCTCAAGTGCATTTACTTGCATTTTCCAGTTAGCATTTGTCTTTTCAAATGTGTCATACAGTGTTAGCCCATGCTTCATTATTAATATTTACCAAGAAACATTCTTTCTGTGGAAAGAGATTAATGTGAGAAATaacacattatatttttaatccaTCATTAGAAATCCTGGCTGCTTCATTCAAAACCATGCtcatatatattatgtgtacatgtgtacgttAATATACTGAACATAGGGATAAAGGTCTCTaaactttgttttaaatatgtttcAGTAGTAAGATTACTTACTACTTTAGCTAAAAGAACATTCAGACCTTATTCTCAATACTACAATTTTGAATCCAACCTATCCATTTTTACTTTTGAATCCAATTTTGGTTTGGGGCCATATTAAATGACTACAAAGTTGTTCTGTAATATAAAACTAGTCTTTGTAGTCTGAAACCAGTGTAGTACcaataaggatatatatatatatatatatatatatatatatatatatatatatatatgtgtgtgtgtgtgtgtgtgtgtgagtgtatgttacATAATAGATACACAAATGCTATGTAAGTGACAGTGtaggtaacatttttttttctcttgggttGCATTATTCTATTTCTTTAGATATGATGTTATACTATAGAATTAAAGGTTACTCTTATTAATTTTGTCTTTAAGGGAGTAAATCCAATTATTAAGATTTTTCCCTTTATagagtagttctttttttttttttgttcagtatGATCAAAGATGTCTTTATAAAGGTTTTCACGACTTCAttctaaatgtacagaataaaaagCGGTGTACTCATTTGTGAGACATCAACCAGATTTTCCTTatactgtctcaaaatttaaagatCAATTTCCCCAGAGGGTGTGCAATGCATCATAACATGGTCTTTTTGAGGGTGGGAAAGGAAGGCATAGTAAATTGTTCCATGATAGACATGCAAGACTGctttccaatatatatatataacatatacatttGATGACTTAGAAAAAACAATCATTTGTGACAAGCCTAAAAAGCCTGTCATATTTAACATACTTTAGAATGTTTGGGGGGCAGGGGTTCTCCAGTTGTACCATGTGGCCCTTGAACGTTAACAGAAGGCCAATTTTGGTTGAGTCTGCAGCAGAGTATCACATCCACCCTAAGGAAATACAATGTGGATTGAACGGAGGGTGGAGACCTTACCTTAACACATAATGGAAAAGGATGTCAGTGTAAAATATGGACTAAACTGCTTCAAGAAGAATGCTTTAAAATCAATATAGGCTGGAAGAGGGGATCTTCCTTTCTGGTTGGAGCCTTCCCAATGTAAGACAGGACCCCTCCACGCTAACTTCTGCAAAGAAAAACTTTCTCTCCTTATTTAGTTTTCTCCTCTGAGTTGAAGCGCTGCTGGATTCGTTTGGCATAACTTTGTGCCATGGAGTTAATAATAGACAAGATAAAGTAACACACCATCACGAAGACCAGCTTCTCAAACATCCAGGACAACCAGTTTTCTCCCTGCAGGGTGCCCACTTTGCTTCGGTGGTGGAGCTTCTGGCGCTGTGCCTCCAGGTACTCCTGAAAAGGCTTCTGCAGAGACGGACCTATGCTGGGGACAGCTCCAATGAAAGCCACCATCTGTTCCACGATGCGCTTGATGAAAGTTATTATAACAAAGATTTTCTGGATATGCATTTTAATGATTGCTTTTCCAATCAGGGTTGGACCAAAGAAGGTCCAAAACGGTACAAGGAAGTGCCCACATGTTATTCCAGCCAGGTCAAACAGGGGATTTGGAATAGAAGCACAGGCCAGAATTCCAAAAAATCCAACTTTCTGTACTAGGTTTTGAACTGCCAGTTTTGCCCGTGATGCAGTCTTGTGCACCCCCTGCTGTTCCAGCATCTCTTCAAATTCCTGATACTTTTCATCATCTGGTTCAGTACCTGAGAGGCAAGCCGCCCTGGCCATGAAATATGGAGGTAGGTCTCCAATGGCTGTACCAATATCCCACATGCTGGCCTCAATTCTAACTTTTGAGATGATACTCCACAAAGAAACGGCTCCTTCAATGCCTTCTTCATGTGGACAGATAATCTTGTCAGGATAGGGTGGCTCAGGGAAATTAACCGAATTGCATTCGTAAGCAGCTAATGTGACTGAAGCTATATGTGGCCCCAGATAAAGCAGGAAGGTGTGCAATCCTGTTCCAAGTCCAACAGAGGACAAAATCCCCAAGCCTATCCAGTAGGCATACAAAAGAAACTGCTTCTCTAACCGCTGCACATACTGTTGGTGCGTTCCTTCCACATAATATGTAGCGATAAGCACAGCAAGCAGCAGTAAAAAAGACACCACGTTGCTATGAGGATGCCACAATTTTGAGGTCCATTCCTTCAAAACTACAAGAGTTTCCAGAGAAAAATACTGCAAGGTAATGAGCGGCTGTCTCCACAGGACAATATTATGTCTTTCTTCCTGATCCCTTCTCTTCATTTCATGTACTGAAGAGGGGTCTGGAAAACTCCCATTATGCTGCTCCTTACTCATTGCTACACGTCTCTGGTCAcagttttttccattttctgccaTTTCATAGATCAGTAACTCTGGAGGAGCCTTCACCGCTTCTGtggtcctcttcagcaagaggcCTCGAGTAGTTCTAGTTCAatcttttatacctttctgcaaAATAAATACACTAGCAAATATTGAtgacatttaaatatttgttttatttttatttgtgagtatgtatgtgtgtatgtgtatatgtgagagagacagagagacagaaagagagaaaatgggcAAGTGAGTGCAAGTGTTTCTGAAGACCAAGTTAATACAATCCCCTGGAGCTATAATTACAAGTGGTTTTGAGCTGCCCTTCCTGGGTGATTGAAACCCAAGTCTCAATCTCTTTAAGAGCAGTACactctcttaatcactgagctttctctccaacTCCTAAGGTTAATGACTTCTGCATGAGGGAACAGCACAGGAAGTTAATTCTAATTTCTTTCCATTAAAAATCCCTAAATGTGCAGTCTCACATTGTTAGTAGTTAAGACATTGTCATATTCTGATGCCAAGCATTTTCTAGAAATTCACCTCATCACTACTGTTAAGTAGCAATTTCCTTGTTATTGTCTAAGGATCAAGAAAGGTGTATTTGAGAATTAAATATAATTCTGCTAAACTTTTCCATTTTACTTAATCTCACACTCTCAGACCTCTTTTGACTTGGTTGTGTTTTTTTATTCCTATTTCTTTCAAATACAGTGTTTCTTGCTCTCAAGGTCTATATTCCTGCAGCTGCTAGGTCATTGATATCAAAAACATCAGAGATAAGGGAGTTTTAACttctaagattttaaaatttaataacatttttaattttttaaggcttttaaaatttatgtatctGAGTATATGATGCTGAGCAGAGAGCACCATGCAGCTCTTTCATGTACAG containing:
- the LOC131904657 gene encoding vacuole membrane protein 1-like, whose translation is MAENGKNCDQRRVAMSKEQHNGSFPDPSSVHEMKRRDQEERHNIVLWRQPLITLQYFSLETLVVLKEWTSKLWHPHSNVVSFLLLLAVLIATYYVEGTHQQYVQRLEKQFLLYAYWIGLGILSSVGLGTGLHTFLLYLGPHIASVTLAAYECNSVNFPEPPYPDKIICPHEEGIEGAVSLWSIISKVRIEASMWDIGTAIGDLPPYFMARAACLSGTEPDDEKYQEFEEMLEQQGVHKTASRAKLAVQNLVQKVGFFGILACASIPNPLFDLAGITCGHFLVPFWTFFGPTLIGKAIIKMHIQKIFVIITFIKRIVEQMVAFIGAVPSIGPSLQKPFQEYLEAQRQKLHHRSKVGTLQGENWLSWMFEKLVFVMVCYFILSIINSMAQSYAKRIQQRFNSEEKTK